A window from Pokkaliibacter sp. MBI-7 encodes these proteins:
- a CDS encoding iron-containing alcohol dehydrogenase translates to MSTDLSQYTMNWNYPTAVKVGVGRIKELAGACRQLGMSKPLLVTDPGLAALPMLAEIQTMLQQDGLPAGLFSEVRGNPTGENVSAGVAVFKQGGYDGVIALGGGSALDAAKAIALMVGQERPLWDFEDVGDNYLRVNVAGMAPVVAVPTTAGTGSEVGRASVITDSEQHVKKIIFHARMLPSIVILDPQLTLGLPAKITAATGMDALSHSLEAYCSPYFHPMAEGIALEGMRLVKEYLPRAVADGQDVEARLQMLVSSSMGATAFQRGLGAMHALAHPLGALYDAHHGLLNAVLMPYVLVANREVIEERMERMARYLNLPTAGFAGVLEWVLELRQSLGIPHTLAEIGIDESRLEKVGEMAAVDPSAGSNPIAFSAAQYSDICRRAVRGEL, encoded by the coding sequence ATGAGTACAGATCTGTCCCAGTACACCATGAACTGGAATTACCCCACCGCGGTGAAAGTCGGGGTAGGGCGTATCAAAGAGCTGGCTGGCGCCTGCCGTCAGCTCGGTATGAGCAAGCCCCTGCTGGTCACCGACCCGGGCCTTGCGGCACTGCCGATGCTGGCAGAGATTCAGACCATGCTGCAGCAGGATGGCCTGCCTGCCGGGCTGTTCAGTGAGGTCCGAGGCAACCCCACCGGCGAAAACGTCAGCGCCGGTGTCGCCGTATTCAAACAGGGTGGCTATGACGGTGTGATTGCACTGGGCGGTGGCTCGGCACTGGATGCCGCCAAGGCGATTGCCCTGATGGTGGGGCAGGAGCGCCCGCTGTGGGACTTTGAAGATGTCGGTGACAACTATCTGCGCGTCAACGTGGCGGGCATGGCACCGGTAGTCGCCGTGCCGACCACGGCCGGCACCGGTTCAGAAGTCGGTCGTGCCTCGGTGATTACCGACAGTGAACAGCATGTGAAGAAGATCATATTCCACGCCCGTATGCTGCCGTCGATTGTCATTCTTGACCCGCAGCTGACGCTGGGCCTGCCGGCGAAGATTACGGCGGCCACCGGTATGGATGCGCTGTCGCACAGTCTGGAGGCGTACTGTTCGCCGTATTTCCACCCGATGGCAGAAGGCATCGCGCTGGAAGGCATGCGTCTGGTCAAGGAATACCTGCCGCGCGCCGTGGCCGATGGTCAGGATGTGGAGGCACGTCTGCAGATGCTGGTGTCTTCCAGCATGGGCGCTACTGCTTTCCAGCGTGGGCTGGGGGCCATGCATGCGCTGGCCCATCCGCTGGGGGCGCTGTACGACGCCCACCACGGCCTGCTGAACGCGGTACTGATGCCCTACGTGCTGGTGGCCAACCGCGAAGTGATCGAAGAGCGCATGGAGCGCATGGCCCGTTATCTGAACCTGCCCACCGCTGGTTTTGCCGGTGTGCTGGAGTGGGTGCTGGAACTGCGTCAGAGTCTGGGTATTCCCCATACCCTGGCCGAGATCGGTATCGATGAGTCGAGACTGGAAAAGGTCGGGGAAATGGCAGCGGTGGATCCCTCGGCAGGCTCCAACCCCATTGCTTTCAGTGCGGCGCAGTACAGTGATATCTGTCGCAGGGCGGTTCGCGGCGAACTGTAG
- a CDS encoding CTP synthase, whose amino-acid sequence MNKIRLALVGDFDPGITAHQGIVKAIELAESALHIAIEARWLSTDSLTDEEPLRAFDAIWCVPGSPYRSMDGALLAIRFAREQGKPFLGTCGGFQHAVIEFARNVLGWQQADHAETAPDAEQLLVTPLSCSLVGVNEQVSLQPGSRLAELYGSDLAEAGYHCRFGLNPDCLDALLAAGMQVAARDSAGEVRALELTDQPFFCMTLFQPERLALQGVLPPPLLGLLQAAEQQRRVA is encoded by the coding sequence GTGAATAAGATCAGGCTGGCGCTGGTAGGGGATTTTGATCCCGGCATCACCGCCCATCAGGGCATCGTCAAAGCCATTGAACTGGCGGAGAGCGCACTGCACATCGCCATTGAGGCACGGTGGCTGTCTACCGACAGCCTGACCGATGAGGAACCACTGCGTGCCTTCGACGCCATCTGGTGTGTACCGGGCAGCCCTTATCGCAGTATGGATGGCGCATTGCTGGCCATCCGCTTTGCCCGTGAGCAGGGCAAGCCTTTTCTTGGCACCTGCGGTGGCTTTCAGCATGCGGTGATCGAGTTTGCCCGCAATGTGCTGGGCTGGCAGCAGGCGGATCATGCTGAAACCGCACCGGATGCGGAACAGTTACTGGTCACGCCGCTGAGCTGCTCGCTGGTGGGCGTGAATGAGCAGGTCAGCCTGCAACCCGGCAGCCGGCTGGCTGAACTGTATGGCAGTGATCTTGCCGAGGCGGGTTATCACTGCCGCTTTGGTCTTAACCCGGACTGTCTGGACGCGCTGCTGGCAGCCGGGATGCAGGTAGCAGCCCGCGACAGTGCCGGTGAAGTACGGGCGCTGGAGCTGACTGACCAGCCATTCTTTTGTATGACGCTGTTCCAGCCTGAGCGGCTGGCCTTGCAGGGCGTGTTGCCGCCGCCGTTGCTGGGCTTATTACAGGCGGCTGAGCAGCAGCGCCGGGTGGCCTGA
- a CDS encoding aldehyde dehydrogenase family protein codes for MTTLKTISPIDGSVYVERPYASAAEVQATLAAAVAAQASWKKVPLSERKALCAAAIECFAAHKDKIAEELSWMMGRPIRYGAGEVNGVVERASYMISIADEALKPVEVGDKPGFIRYIKREPLGVALIIAPWNYPYLTAINSVVPAILAGNSVIIKHSAQTPLCAERLVAAFTEAGLPPGVFQYLHLNHADTEALIKAPEVNYVAFTGSVPGGAMVEQAAAGRFIPVGLELGGKDPAYVRADADIAHAVDTAIDGAFFNSGQSCCGIERIYVHEAVYDEFVEKAVAMVNTYTLGRSDDPATTLGPVVKASAAEFVREQIREAVAQGAVAQIDPALFPLDQPGTPYLAPQVLTDVNHSMRVMTEESFGPVVGIQKVSSDEEALALMNDSDLGLTAVIFTRDIEAGIALGEQVNTGTFFLNRCDYLDPALAWTGVKNSGRGCSLSKVGYESLTRPKSFHIKTAI; via the coding sequence ATGACCACTCTGAAGACCATTAGTCCGATTGACGGCAGCGTCTATGTGGAGCGGCCCTATGCCAGCGCTGCCGAGGTGCAGGCCACACTGGCAGCCGCTGTCGCTGCTCAGGCCAGCTGGAAAAAGGTACCGCTCAGCGAACGCAAGGCACTCTGTGCTGCGGCCATCGAGTGCTTTGCTGCCCACAAGGACAAGATCGCCGAAGAGCTGAGCTGGATGATGGGGCGCCCCATTCGCTATGGCGCGGGTGAGGTCAACGGCGTGGTTGAGCGCGCCAGCTACATGATCAGCATTGCCGATGAGGCGCTGAAGCCCGTCGAAGTGGGCGATAAGCCCGGCTTTATCCGCTATATCAAGCGTGAACCACTGGGCGTGGCGCTGATCATCGCGCCCTGGAATTACCCCTATCTGACCGCCATCAACTCGGTGGTGCCGGCGATCCTTGCCGGTAACAGCGTCATCATCAAACATTCGGCGCAGACGCCGTTGTGTGCAGAACGGCTGGTGGCGGCGTTCACCGAAGCGGGCCTGCCGCCAGGGGTGTTCCAGTATCTGCATCTGAATCACGCCGATACCGAAGCACTGATCAAAGCGCCTGAGGTTAACTACGTGGCCTTCACCGGCTCGGTGCCCGGCGGAGCCATGGTCGAACAGGCCGCGGCGGGTCGATTTATTCCGGTCGGGCTGGAGCTGGGGGGCAAAGACCCGGCCTATGTCCGCGCGGATGCCGATATTGCCCATGCGGTGGATACGGCCATCGATGGCGCCTTCTTCAACTCCGGCCAGTCGTGCTGCGGTATCGAGCGTATCTACGTGCACGAAGCGGTATACGACGAGTTTGTTGAGAAAGCCGTGGCTATGGTTAACACCTACACCCTCGGTCGCTCGGATGATCCGGCGACCACGCTGGGGCCGGTGGTCAAGGCCAGTGCCGCGGAGTTTGTCCGCGAGCAGATTCGTGAGGCGGTGGCTCAGGGTGCCGTGGCGCAGATCGACCCGGCCCTGTTTCCACTGGATCAGCCCGGCACGCCCTATCTGGCGCCGCAGGTACTGACTGATGTCAACCACAGCATGCGGGTGATGACCGAAGAGTCATTCGGCCCGGTGGTCGGTATACAGAAAGTCAGCAGTGACGAGGAAGCGCTGGCGCTGATGAATGACAGCGATCTGGGCCTCACGGCAGTCATTTTTACCCGCGATATCGAGGCCGGAATTGCCCTCGGTGAGCAGGTCAACACCGGCACCTTCTTCCTGAACCGTTGTGACTATCTGGACCCGGCGCTGGCCTGGACGGGCGTCAAGAATTCCGGTCGTGGCTGTAGCCTGTCGAAAGTCGGTTACGAGTCACTGACCCGTCCCAAATCCTTCCATATCAAGACTGCCATCTGA
- a CDS encoding glutamine synthetase — MMNPRDVKTVEDAKRIVEERGLSHVKVGIFDNDGVMLGKYMSRSKFFSALESGFAFCDVVLGWDVKDQLYDNGKYTGWHTGYPDAPVRVIPSSCRELPFEEGGMLLFMAEFDQAAEAVCPRGTLRRVLNKARDLGFDAFAALEYEFFMFDETPQSIREKGFRNLKPFTPDWMGYSIIRNTVHADLYHQILKMAEDMDFPIEGLHTETGPGVLEAAIAVDNAEAAADKGALFKTFMKVLAQRNNLMATFMAKWSADVPGQSGHIHISLRHREGTQQGKSAFYDPSQKHNMSKLQRHFLAGQQRLMPEFLCMVAPTLNSYRRLIPGYWAPTDATWGVENRTTALRVIPGSDKSQRTEYRLGSADGNPYLALSAALASGLYGIMHEWEPEPEVTGNGYAVRHAPELALPRTLWDAAQRLKTSEAARELFGNEFVDHFSASREWEEREFRKHISDWELDRYFEII, encoded by the coding sequence ATGATGAACCCGAGAGATGTAAAGACGGTAGAGGATGCCAAACGTATCGTTGAAGAGCGCGGTCTGTCCCATGTGAAGGTGGGCATCTTCGACAATGACGGGGTGATGCTCGGCAAATACATGAGCCGGTCGAAATTCTTCTCCGCGCTGGAAAGCGGCTTTGCCTTCTGCGATGTGGTGCTGGGCTGGGATGTGAAAGATCAGCTGTACGACAACGGCAAGTACACCGGCTGGCATACCGGCTACCCCGATGCGCCGGTGCGGGTGATCCCGTCGAGCTGTCGTGAGCTGCCTTTTGAAGAGGGCGGCATGCTGCTGTTCATGGCTGAGTTCGATCAGGCTGCCGAAGCGGTCTGCCCGCGTGGCACCCTGCGCCGGGTGCTGAACAAGGCGCGTGATCTGGGCTTCGATGCGTTTGCTGCGCTGGAATACGAATTCTTTATGTTTGATGAAACGCCGCAGTCCATCCGTGAAAAAGGCTTTCGCAATCTCAAACCCTTCACTCCTGACTGGATGGGCTATTCCATCATCCGCAATACCGTCCATGCCGATCTCTACCATCAGATTCTGAAAATGGCGGAAGACATGGACTTCCCTATCGAGGGGCTGCATACCGAAACCGGTCCCGGTGTGCTGGAAGCCGCCATTGCCGTGGACAACGCCGAAGCCGCCGCCGACAAGGGGGCGCTGTTCAAAACCTTTATGAAAGTGCTGGCCCAGCGCAATAACCTGATGGCCACCTTTATGGCCAAGTGGTCAGCCGATGTACCCGGTCAGAGCGGTCATATCCATATTTCCCTGCGCCACCGGGAGGGCACCCAGCAGGGTAAATCAGCCTTTTATGACCCCAGCCAGAAACACAATATGAGCAAGCTGCAGCGCCATTTCCTCGCGGGTCAGCAGCGGCTGATGCCTGAGTTCCTGTGCATGGTGGCACCGACCCTGAACTCCTACCGCCGTCTGATTCCCGGCTACTGGGCACCGACCGATGCAACCTGGGGTGTGGAAAACCGCACCACCGCTCTGCGGGTGATTCCCGGTTCCGACAAATCGCAGCGTACCGAGTACCGCCTCGGCTCCGCCGATGGCAACCCCTATCTGGCGCTGTCAGCCGCCCTGGCATCCGGGCTGTACGGCATCATGCACGAATGGGAGCCCGAGCCTGAGGTGACCGGTAACGGCTATGCCGTGCGTCACGCACCTGAGCTGGCCCTGCCGCGTACCCTGTGGGACGCCGCCCAGCGCCTGAAAACCTCAGAGGCCGCCCGCGAGCTGTTCGGCAACGAGTTTGTCGATCATTTTTCCGCCAGTCGTGAGTGGGAGGAGCGCGAGTTCCGCAAACATATCAGCGACTGGGAGCTGGATCGCTATTTCGAAATCATCTAG
- a CDS encoding sigma-70 family RNA polymerase sigma factor yields the protein MCEQPVSTELDWSAVFLDYRDALIDTSNRIVGCRRRAEDVVQDAYIKITEMTELRGSVRQPVSYAFQVVRNLSIDRRRRLQFEQCHFVNEADASLHEISDGLSTPEHLAIQGQTLLALDRALSSLPERTRRAFEMYRLGDFTQKEIAQQMEVSPTLVNFMVKDALTACRQALFNQE from the coding sequence ATGTGTGAACAGCCAGTGTCCACAGAGTTGGATTGGTCAGCGGTTTTCCTCGACTATCGCGATGCGTTGATTGATACCTCAAATCGCATTGTCGGGTGTCGACGCCGGGCCGAAGACGTGGTGCAGGATGCCTATATCAAGATTACCGAAATGACCGAGCTGCGAGGCTCAGTGCGTCAGCCTGTCAGCTACGCCTTCCAGGTGGTGCGCAATCTGTCCATTGATCGCCGTCGCCGTCTGCAGTTCGAGCAGTGTCACTTCGTCAACGAGGCCGATGCCTCCCTGCATGAGATCAGCGATGGCCTGAGCACGCCCGAGCATCTGGCCATTCAGGGGCAAACCCTGCTGGCACTGGACCGTGCCCTGTCCAGCCTGCCCGAGCGCACCCGCCGCGCCTTTGAAATGTACCGTCTGGGCGACTTCACCCAGAAGGAAATTGCCCAGCAGATGGAGGTCTCGCCCACGCTGGTGAATTTTATGGTCAAGGATGCCCTGACCGCCTGCAGGCAGGCGTTATTCAATCAGGAATAG
- a CDS encoding alpha/beta fold hydrolase encodes MKRISSPLAEIKEHYEVIVIGSGYGGGIAASRMARAGRQVCLLERGREIVPGEYPDTELEATAEFQIHHPDGHIGSRTGLYDLHVNAQQNVVVGCGLGGTSLINANVALEAKPEVFEDPRWPAGIRAHTDTLLQEGYRRAREMLKPNPYPTTKTTPDKLQAHQQSAAFMQQSQNFYRPPINVTFEPLPGNTNHVGVEQLPCNNCGDCVSGCNNKAKNTTLMNYLPDAWNHGAEIFCQAEVRYLKRDGDQWLVYYQYVGTGREKFDAPLLFVRANIVIVSAGTLGTTEILLRSRQQGLALSDQLGQHMSGNGDILGFGYNNDVPINGIGFGTHSAEQAGEVGPCITSVIDMRNEAEYDKRMVIEEGSIPGALGKLMVPAMALAADDIGIRTETGVMALARQAARKLDSTLRGPYHGAINHLQTYLIMSHDDGAGQMVLDDKDQLRIDWPDVGTQPNFEIGNARLLEATRALGGTYVPNPVWTKLFKHSLISVHPLGGCVMGEDARQGVVNHKNQVFCGNSSDAVYDSLYVTDGAVIPTSLAVNPLLTISAISERAMTLLAADRGWAVDYSLPSAPRRQPVASTLGIEFTETMQGYFSTSFTQPADEDLPRYRQASDAGQQAGSTMAFTLTIAAADMEKMLAEPSHSATIVGTLMAPALSPTAMVVSHGTFNLFEKDNNDVGERHMNYNMRLTTTDGTEYFFSGFKSIPFDHGALHIWPDTSTLYVTVYQGSDNQGAVVGSGVLHIAVTDFARQMTTMKVLNAPDEKARLAAMARFGKFFAGVLWDSYGGVFAGDTYFNKDLPPRKKRLLNTAPPAVHHFLTEDGVTLRLSRYQGGSKGPVMLVHGLGVSSAIFSTDTIGTNLLEYLYNNGYDVWLLDFRVSILLEAAKQQWDGDQIARYDYAAAIRQIQQLTGAADVQCVVHCYGATTFFMSLLSGLQGVRSVVCSQIACDIVVPTATRVKVGLHLPSVLDAFGIKSLTAYAEEHEHWYEKLYDTALNGYARLEAQGYCDNPVCHRITFMYAPLYCHAQLNNTLHDNLHELFAESNMRTFEHLALMCRKGRLLSFDGEDIYMPHMDRLSMPMLFISGGENECYLPESTARTYQRLVERFGPDNYSRVVVPDYGHIDCIFGRNAITDVYPHILSHLEKSAAG; translated from the coding sequence ATGAAACGTATTTCCAGCCCGCTGGCAGAGATAAAAGAACACTACGAGGTCATTGTGATTGGCTCCGGCTATGGCGGCGGTATCGCCGCATCACGGATGGCCCGTGCCGGGCGGCAGGTCTGTCTGCTGGAGCGGGGCCGGGAGATCGTCCCCGGCGAATACCCCGACACCGAGCTTGAAGCCACGGCCGAGTTCCAGATTCATCACCCTGATGGCCATATCGGCTCGCGCACCGGGCTCTATGATCTGCACGTCAACGCCCAGCAGAACGTGGTGGTCGGTTGCGGTCTTGGCGGCACCTCCCTGATCAACGCCAATGTCGCCCTCGAAGCCAAACCCGAAGTGTTTGAAGACCCGCGCTGGCCAGCAGGTATCCGTGCCCACACCGATACCCTGCTGCAGGAAGGTTATCGCCGGGCACGGGAGATGCTCAAACCCAATCCCTACCCCACCACCAAGACCACGCCCGACAAACTGCAGGCGCATCAGCAGTCCGCCGCCTTTATGCAGCAGAGCCAGAACTTCTACCGCCCGCCCATCAACGTCACGTTCGAGCCGCTGCCCGGCAACACCAACCATGTCGGCGTCGAGCAGCTGCCGTGTAACAACTGCGGTGACTGCGTGTCCGGCTGCAATAACAAGGCGAAGAACACCACCCTGATGAACTATCTGCCCGATGCCTGGAATCACGGCGCAGAGATTTTCTGTCAGGCGGAAGTGCGTTATCTCAAGCGCGATGGCGACCAGTGGTTGGTGTACTACCAGTACGTCGGCACCGGGCGGGAGAAATTCGATGCACCGCTGCTATTCGTCAGGGCGAACATCGTCATCGTTTCTGCCGGCACTCTCGGCACCACAGAAATTCTGCTGCGCTCACGGCAACAGGGGCTGGCCCTGTCGGATCAGCTTGGTCAGCACATGAGCGGCAACGGTGACATTCTCGGCTTTGGCTATAACAACGATGTGCCTATCAACGGCATCGGCTTTGGCACCCACAGCGCGGAGCAGGCCGGTGAAGTCGGCCCCTGCATCACGTCCGTCATCGACATGCGCAATGAAGCCGAGTACGACAAGCGCATGGTGATCGAGGAAGGCTCGATCCCCGGGGCGCTGGGCAAACTGATGGTACCGGCCATGGCGCTGGCCGCTGACGATATTGGTATCCGCACTGAAACCGGGGTCATGGCATTGGCGCGGCAGGCGGCACGCAAGCTGGACAGCACCCTTCGCGGCCCCTACCACGGCGCCATCAACCATCTGCAAACCTACCTGATCATGAGCCATGACGACGGTGCCGGGCAGATGGTGCTGGATGACAAAGATCAGCTGCGCATCGACTGGCCGGACGTAGGTACCCAGCCGAACTTCGAGATCGGCAACGCCCGCCTGCTGGAGGCCACCCGCGCTCTGGGCGGCACCTATGTGCCCAACCCCGTATGGACCAAACTGTTCAAACACAGCCTGATCTCAGTGCATCCGCTCGGCGGCTGCGTGATGGGGGAAGATGCCCGGCAGGGCGTGGTCAACCATAAAAATCAGGTGTTCTGCGGCAACAGCAGCGATGCCGTGTATGACAGCCTGTACGTCACCGATGGGGCAGTAATCCCCACCTCGCTGGCGGTCAATCCGCTACTCACTATTTCTGCCATCAGCGAGCGCGCCATGACCCTGCTGGCCGCCGACCGCGGCTGGGCGGTGGACTACAGCCTTCCCTCCGCCCCACGCCGGCAACCGGTGGCCAGTACCCTCGGCATCGAGTTTACCGAAACCATGCAGGGCTATTTCTCCACTTCCTTCACCCAGCCTGCCGATGAAGACCTGCCACGCTACCGGCAGGCCAGCGACGCCGGGCAGCAGGCTGGCTCCACCATGGCCTTCACCCTCACCATCGCCGCGGCTGATATGGAGAAAATGCTCGCCGAGCCCAGCCATAGCGCCACCATTGTCGGCACCCTGATGGCCCCGGCGTTGTCGCCCACCGCCATGGTGGTCAGCCACGGTACCTTCAATCTGTTTGAAAAGGACAACAACGATGTCGGTGAGCGGCACATGAACTACAACATGCGCCTGACCACCACCGACGGGACGGAATACTTTTTCAGTGGCTTCAAGTCGATTCCCTTCGACCACGGCGCCCTGCATATCTGGCCCGACACCAGCACACTCTATGTGACGGTCTATCAGGGCAGTGACAATCAGGGAGCAGTGGTCGGCAGCGGTGTGCTGCACATCGCCGTCACCGACTTTGCCAGGCAGATGACCACCATGAAGGTGCTCAACGCCCCCGACGAGAAAGCCCGGCTGGCCGCCATGGCCCGCTTCGGCAAGTTCTTTGCCGGGGTGCTGTGGGACAGCTATGGCGGCGTGTTCGCCGGTGACACCTACTTCAACAAGGATCTGCCCCCACGTAAAAAGCGCCTGCTCAATACTGCCCCGCCTGCGGTTCATCACTTTCTGACGGAAGACGGCGTGACGCTGCGCCTGAGCCGTTATCAGGGCGGCAGCAAAGGGCCGGTGATGCTGGTACACGGCCTGGGTGTCAGCTCGGCGATCTTCTCCACCGACACCATTGGCACCAATCTGCTGGAGTACCTCTACAACAACGGCTATGACGTCTGGCTGCTGGATTTTCGCGTCAGTATCCTGCTGGAAGCGGCCAAACAGCAGTGGGATGGCGACCAGATTGCCCGTTATGACTACGCCGCCGCCATCCGTCAGATCCAGCAGCTGACGGGCGCCGCGGATGTGCAGTGCGTGGTGCACTGCTACGGTGCCACCACTTTCTTCATGTCGTTGCTGAGTGGTTTGCAGGGTGTGCGCTCGGTGGTCTGCTCGCAGATTGCCTGCGATATCGTGGTGCCCACCGCCACCAGGGTGAAAGTGGGGCTGCATCTGCCTTCGGTGCTGGATGCCTTCGGTATCAAATCACTGACCGCCTATGCCGAAGAGCATGAGCACTGGTACGAAAAGCTCTATGACACCGCCCTCAACGGCTATGCCCGGCTTGAGGCGCAGGGTTACTGCGATAACCCGGTATGCCATCGCATCACTTTCATGTATGCCCCGCTGTACTGCCATGCGCAGCTCAACAACACCCTGCACGACAACCTGCACGAGCTGTTCGCCGAGTCCAACATGCGCACCTTCGAGCATCTGGCACTGATGTGCCGCAAGGGCCGTCTGCTGAGTTTTGACGGTGAAGATATCTACATGCCGCACATGGACCGGCTGAGCATGCCGATGCTGTTTATCAGCGGTGGCGAGAACGAGTGCTACCTGCCGGAAAGCACCGCCAGAACCTATCAGCGTCTGGTCGAGCGCTTCGGGCCGGACAACTACTCACGGGTAGTGGTGCCTGACTATGGCCACATCGACTGCATTTTCGGTCGCAATGCCATCACCGATGTTTACCCGCACATCCTCAGCCATCTGGAGAAGAGCGCGGCAGGCTGA
- a CDS encoding antibiotic biosynthesis monooxygenase: protein MMTIAATPRPPYYAVIFTSLRTDVDDGYGETADAMVALAEQQPGFLGVESAREGLGITVSYWRDLEAIRHWKQQVDHREAQRRGRQDWYSAFRTRIALVERDYGFERTQGEKTDSE from the coding sequence ATGATGACCATTGCGGCTACCCCCAGACCTCCCTACTACGCGGTGATTTTCACCTCGCTGCGTACCGATGTGGACGATGGCTACGGCGAGACGGCGGATGCCATGGTGGCGCTGGCCGAACAGCAGCCGGGATTTCTGGGGGTGGAATCGGCCCGCGAGGGGCTGGGGATCACGGTGTCCTACTGGCGTGATCTGGAGGCGATTCGCCACTGGAAGCAGCAGGTAGATCACCGCGAAGCCCAGCGCCGTGGCCGACAGGACTGGTACAGCGCCTTCAGGACCCGCATCGCGCTGGTTGAGCGTGACTATGGTTTTGAGCGCACTCAAGGGGAGAAAACAGACAGTGAATAA
- a CDS encoding GMP synthase: protein MKVGILQCDDVNEKLQPRHGNYPEMFMALLREQDPSLTFQTYRAMEGELPAHPDECDAYITTGSRHGVNDGFDWIADLEHLVRQLYEANKRLVGICFGHQLMAKALGGRVIKSEKGWGVGVSFNQLHTEQPWMSPWQQAMDLIVSHQDQVVGLPDNAQVLASSSFCPYYMVQYGDHLMSIQGHPEFSKAYSADLMQMRKGIIPENRVREGMASLNAALDDRLVLRWIVQFLRGE, encoded by the coding sequence ATGAAAGTCGGCATTCTGCAATGTGATGACGTCAACGAAAAGTTGCAGCCACGTCACGGTAATTATCCAGAGATGTTCATGGCCTTGCTGCGTGAACAGGACCCTTCTCTGACGTTTCAGACCTATCGGGCGATGGAGGGCGAACTGCCCGCTCATCCCGATGAGTGCGATGCCTATATCACTACCGGCAGCCGTCATGGCGTCAATGACGGGTTTGACTGGATCGCTGATCTGGAGCATCTGGTGCGGCAGCTGTATGAAGCCAACAAGCGGCTGGTCGGCATCTGCTTCGGCCACCAGCTGATGGCTAAGGCGCTGGGAGGGCGGGTGATCAAATCGGAGAAGGGCTGGGGTGTGGGCGTGTCCTTCAACCAGCTGCATACTGAGCAACCCTGGATGTCACCCTGGCAGCAGGCCATGGATCTGATCGTCAGCCATCAGGATCAGGTGGTGGGCCTGCCCGACAATGCGCAGGTGCTGGCCAGCAGCAGTTTCTGTCCCTATTACATGGTGCAGTACGGCGACCACCTGATGAGCATTCAGGGGCATCCGGAATTCAGCAAGGCGTATTCGGCTGACCTGATGCAGATGCGCAAGGGCATCATCCCTGAAAATCGTGTGCGTGAAGGCATGGCATCACTCAATGCCGCGCTGGATGACCGTCTGGTGCTGCGCTGGATCGTGCAGTTCCTGCGCGGCGAGTAA
- a CDS encoding metallophosphoesterase has translation MQLQEWQNRIQSALGTIKDDAHRTRVLELIRQSHQQALDIVQSGSTRANSIPWEFVHGLALLDKSAGQDLLPTDSSQFPTRLMDDGTLLGCRKWELLDPKWAEALVQWLEHIWHRHDFITTPASIALPAQVNIAIAGDWGTGDYIAQRVATAMNQLGADVTIHLGDVYYAGVGSDEDNDFSRWPAGHLGQFTLNSNHEMYNGAFGYFAELSQRFPLQKGCSYFSLYNDHWLIIGLDSAYDAKTDNLYMDGALNDSQCQWLSQLAASHAGKRLLLLSHHQGFSMDGSQQTGLYKQVVKALGRVPDYWYWGHLHNVICYAEQQGLKARCIGHGAIPYGRASLLDNKPTVLWQETESASDDGYPLRILNGYLQLQLDGEHIAERLYDERGRLRWGAAD, from the coding sequence ATGCAACTGCAAGAATGGCAAAACCGCATCCAGTCCGCCCTTGGCACCATCAAGGATGATGCCCATCGTACCCGGGTGCTGGAACTGATCCGCCAGTCTCATCAGCAGGCGCTGGACATCGTCCAGTCCGGCTCCACCCGGGCCAACTCTATTCCGTGGGAGTTCGTCCACGGGCTGGCACTGCTGGATAAAAGCGCCGGTCAGGATCTGCTGCCCACCGACAGCAGTCAGTTCCCGACCCGCCTGATGGATGACGGCACCCTGCTGGGCTGCCGCAAGTGGGAGCTGCTCGACCCCAAATGGGCCGAAGCGCTGGTGCAGTGGCTGGAACATATCTGGCATCGCCATGACTTCATCACCACCCCGGCCAGCATTGCCCTGCCCGCGCAGGTCAATATCGCCATCGCCGGTGACTGGGGCACCGGCGACTATATTGCCCAGCGGGTCGCCACGGCCATGAACCAGCTCGGTGCGGATGTGACCATCCACCTTGGTGACGTGTACTACGCCGGCGTCGGCTCCGATGAAGACAACGACTTCAGCCGCTGGCCTGCCGGGCATCTGGGGCAGTTCACCCTCAACTCCAATCATGAAATGTACAACGGCGCCTTTGGCTACTTTGCCGAGCTCAGCCAGCGCTTCCCCCTGCAAAAAGGCTGCAGCTATTTCAGCCTGTACAACGACCACTGGCTGATTATCGGCCTCGACAGTGCCTACGACGCCAAAACCGACAACCTCTATATGGACGGCGCCCTCAATGACAGCCAGTGCCAGTGGCTCAGCCAGCTGGCCGCCAGCCATGCGGGCAAGCGGTTGTTACTGCTGTCTCACCATCAGGGTTTCAGCATGGACGGCAGCCAGCAAACCGGCCTGTACAAGCAGGTGGTCAAGGCCCTCGGGCGTGTGCCGGACTACTGGTACTGGGGCCATCTGCACAATGTCATCTGCTATGCCGAGCAGCAGGGTCTCAAGGCCCGCTGCATCGGCCACGGCGCCATTCCCTATGGCCGCGCCAGCCTGCTGGACAACAAACCGACCGTGCTCTGGCAGGAGACCGAATCGGCCAGCGATGACGGTTATCCGCTACGGATACTGAACGGTTATCTGCAACTGCAGCTCGATGGTGAGCATATTGCCGAGCGGCTGTATGACGAACGGGGCCGCCTGCGCTGGGGTGCTGCGGACTAG